The following proteins are encoded in a genomic region of Enterocloster clostridioformis:
- a CDS encoding single-stranded DNA-binding protein, whose translation MNRVILMGRLTRDPEVRYSQGERSMAIARYTLAVDRRGRRNQDSSAEQQTADFINCVAFDRAAEFAEKYFRQGMRVLVSGRIQTGSYVNKEGQKVYTTEVILDDQEFADSKGAASEMGGYAQAAPSQRPAPTSAIGDGFMNIPDGVEDEGLPFN comes from the coding sequence ATGAACAGAGTTATCTTAATGGGAAGATTGACAAGAGACCCGGAAGTCAGATATTCACAGGGAGAGCGTTCCATGGCTATAGCCAGGTACACCCTTGCGGTGGACAGAAGGGGCCGCAGGAACCAGGACAGTTCCGCGGAGCAGCAGACAGCCGATTTTATCAACTGTGTTGCATTTGACCGCGCCGCCGAGTTTGCCGAGAAGTATTTCCGTCAGGGAATGCGGGTGCTCGTGTCAGGCAGAATCCAGACAGGTAGCTATGTAAATAAAGAAGGTCAGAAAGTATACACCACCGAGGTCATTTTGGATGACCAGGAATTCGCAGACAGTAAGGGTGCGGCGTCTGAAATGGGAGGATATGCCCAGGCAGCTCCGTCTCAGAGACCGGCTCCTACCAGTGCGATTGGTGATGGGTTTATGAATATTCCTGATGGAGTGGAGGACGAAGGACTTCCATTTAACTAG
- a CDS encoding GNAT family N-acetyltransferase yields MIRYLEKSEFGACRPLWQEAFPEDSREFADYYFDKKLCQSAVLVKEDDTGRIVTMAHMNPYRVNVGKKMWKLDYIVGVATAADSRHRGHMRDVLMRMLGDMHQDRKPFCYLMPASPDIYRPFGFRYIFDQPRYRLGPEAKERLHRRELRLDGNLCSPLAGWINHWLSSRFQVYALRDRDYMEMLQSELDSEAGSVYGWYDGTGALQAFQSFWGREKREQRFLYAGRDEWLEPDSGQYPPRPAIMARITDVRSFMEAIVLDEGCPCPAMDVMVNIHDTLIPGNSGLWRWKIDGNGSSLTKRGLTLSEVHAGECAEEPDYPGTLVSTEVLDITIEQLASWLFGYSVLEELADGQPNVVPFWCAYVQALDGVYLDEVV; encoded by the coding sequence ATGATCCGGTATTTGGAGAAGAGTGAGTTTGGGGCGTGCAGGCCCCTTTGGCAGGAAGCGTTCCCGGAGGATTCCCGGGAATTTGCAGACTATTATTTTGATAAAAAGCTATGTCAGAGCGCCGTATTGGTGAAGGAGGACGACACGGGACGTATCGTAACCATGGCCCACATGAACCCATACAGGGTTAATGTGGGAAAGAAGATGTGGAAGCTGGATTATATCGTTGGCGTGGCTACGGCTGCCGACAGCCGACACCGCGGACATATGAGGGATGTGCTCATGAGGATGCTGGGAGACATGCACCAGGACAGAAAGCCCTTCTGCTACCTTATGCCGGCCTCGCCGGATATTTACAGGCCCTTTGGGTTCCGGTATATATTTGACCAGCCGCGGTACAGGCTGGGACCTGAGGCAAAGGAGCGCCTTCACAGGAGGGAGCTTCGGCTGGACGGAAATCTCTGTTCCCCGCTGGCCGGCTGGATAAATCATTGGCTTTCCTCCAGATTCCAGGTATATGCACTGCGCGACCGGGATTATATGGAGATGCTCCAGTCTGAGCTGGACAGCGAGGCGGGAAGCGTATATGGATGGTACGACGGTACAGGGGCCCTGCAGGCGTTCCAGTCCTTTTGGGGGCGTGAGAAGCGGGAGCAGAGGTTCCTGTACGCGGGCAGGGACGAATGGCTGGAACCGGACAGCGGCCAATATCCGCCCAGACCGGCAATCATGGCCCGCATCACCGATGTGCGGTCCTTTATGGAAGCCATTGTCCTGGATGAAGGGTGTCCCTGCCCTGCCATGGATGTGATGGTCAATATCCATGACACGCTGATACCGGGCAACAGCGGTTTGTGGAGATGGAAAATCGACGGAAACGGCTCATCCCTTACAAAGAGAGGTTTGACCCTGTCGGAGGTTCATGCCGGGGAATGCGCGGAGGAGCCTGATTATCCGGGGACACTGGTTTCCACGGAGGTTTTGGATATTACCATAGAACAGCTGGCATCCTGGCTGTTTGGATACAGCGTCCTGGAGGAGCTGGCAGATGGGCAACCGAATGTGGTGCCTTTTTGGTGCGCGTATGTGCAGGCCCTGGACGGCGTGTATCTGGATGAGGTTGTGTAA
- a CDS encoding ABC transporter ATP-binding protein, which yields MADKSHVPLLSVEGLKKYYTSKSGMFSHPSGVVRAVDGVSFQLFEGETLGLVGESGCGKSTLGRQLVGLEHPTGGHVIYDGNDLGNMSQAQMKPFRTRLQMIFQDSYSSLNPRKHVFEILSEPMLYHGLAKRGNVYSHVEKLLDMVGLPKNCLGRYPHEFSGGQRQRVGIARALSLNPRLLVCDEPVSALDVSIQAQILNLLRDLQKELGLTCIFIGHGLGAVNYVSDRIAVMYLGKIVEIAGRKELFDHPLHPYSRALFEAVPIADPRKRRKRSEGIVGGETASNVNTPSGCPFHPRCPHCRGECMSGEMELKPAAPGSSHLTACIRYKELEKEVEQA from the coding sequence ATGGCTGATAAATCTCATGTCCCGCTGCTTTCGGTGGAGGGACTGAAAAAATATTATACGTCAAAATCAGGCATGTTCTCCCATCCCTCCGGTGTGGTGCGGGCTGTGGACGGCGTATCCTTTCAGCTGTTTGAGGGGGAAACCCTGGGGCTGGTGGGAGAATCCGGCTGCGGCAAATCCACGTTGGGGCGCCAGCTGGTAGGACTGGAGCATCCCACGGGAGGGCATGTCATCTATGACGGCAATGACCTGGGCAATATGAGCCAGGCCCAGATGAAGCCCTTCCGCACCCGGCTGCAGATGATATTCCAGGATTCCTATTCATCCTTAAATCCCAGGAAGCATGTATTTGAGATACTGTCGGAACCCATGCTGTATCACGGACTGGCCAAACGCGGGAACGTATACTCCCACGTGGAAAAGCTGCTGGACATGGTAGGACTTCCGAAAAACTGTCTGGGAAGATATCCCCATGAATTCTCCGGCGGACAGAGGCAGCGCGTAGGCATTGCCAGAGCACTTTCCCTAAATCCCAGGCTGCTGGTATGCGATGAACCGGTCAGCGCACTTGATGTGTCCATACAGGCCCAGATATTGAACCTGCTCAGGGATTTGCAGAAGGAGCTGGGGCTTACCTGTATCTTCATCGGCCACGGCCTGGGAGCTGTGAACTATGTCAGCGACCGGATTGCCGTCATGTACCTGGGAAAGATTGTAGAGATTGCCGGCCGGAAGGAGCTGTTTGACCATCCCCTTCATCCTTATTCCAGGGCTCTGTTCGAGGCAGTGCCCATAGCTGATCCGCGAAAGCGCAGGAAGCGGTCTGAGGGAATTGTGGGCGGTGAGACGGCGTCCAATGTGAATACGCCTTCAGGATGTCCCTTCCACCCCAGATGCCCCCACTGCAGGGGAGAGTGTATGAGCGGGGAAATGGAGCTGAAACCGGCGGCACCCGGAAGCAGCCACCTGACAGCCTGTATCCGGTATAAGGAATTAGAGAAGGAGGTTGAGCAGGCATGA
- a CDS encoding DUF951 domain-containing protein: MNERLNYEVGDIVKLKKPHPCGSSQWEILRVGADFRLKCMGCGHQIMIARRLVEKNTRGLTKAKEDS, translated from the coding sequence ATGAACGAAAGGTTAAATTATGAAGTTGGGGATATAGTAAAGCTTAAAAAGCCCCACCCCTGCGGCAGCAGCCAGTGGGAAATCCTCAGGGTGGGAGCTGATTTCCGGCTCAAATGCATGGGATGCGGACATCAGATCATGATTGCCCGCAGGCTGGTGGAGAAAAATACCAGAGGACTTACCAAGGCAAAAGAGGACTCTTAG
- a CDS encoding DUF2156 domain-containing protein produces the protein MELEFKPVVAGDIDRLRPFYGMRPNKTCDSVFLDSFLWKDYYHVQCAVSEGRAALWLMEKDGQVSTAMPLCREEDLPYFFQQMVDYFSEVLHKPFYISLADEEAVQYLNLDPALFEVEEQVDLKDYLYSGEELRKLEGKKFVKKRNHLNGFKRTYEGRYEYRRLCCSDRHEVWQFMERWRQHREEVGAMELSLDYEVAGIHDILKNCSNLYVRMAGVYIDGQLEAFTIGSLNVRENMAVIHIEKANPEIRGLYQFINQQFLINEFPEAELVNREDDVGMEGLRKAKMSYYPIGFARKYMVRER, from the coding sequence ATGGAATTGGAATTTAAGCCGGTGGTGGCCGGGGATATAGACAGGCTTCGGCCTTTTTATGGGATGAGGCCCAATAAAACATGTGACAGCGTGTTTCTGGACAGTTTTTTGTGGAAGGACTATTACCATGTACAGTGCGCGGTGAGCGAGGGAAGGGCTGCTTTGTGGCTTATGGAAAAGGACGGCCAGGTTTCAACCGCCATGCCTCTGTGCAGGGAGGAAGACCTGCCTTACTTCTTTCAGCAGATGGTGGATTATTTTTCGGAGGTGCTTCACAAGCCCTTCTATATCTCCCTGGCCGATGAGGAAGCGGTACAGTACCTGAATCTGGACCCGGCCCTCTTTGAGGTGGAAGAGCAGGTGGATTTAAAGGACTATCTCTACAGCGGCGAGGAGCTGAGAAAGCTGGAAGGGAAGAAGTTCGTCAAGAAGAGAAACCATCTTAACGGCTTTAAGCGCACGTATGAAGGCAGGTATGAGTACAGGCGTCTGTGCTGTTCCGACCGGCATGAGGTGTGGCAGTTTATGGAGCGCTGGAGGCAGCACAGGGAGGAAGTGGGCGCCATGGAGCTGTCACTGGATTATGAGGTGGCGGGAATACACGATATACTTAAAAACTGTTCCAACCTTTACGTGAGGATGGCCGGGGTATACATTGACGGACAGCTGGAGGCGTTTACTATTGGGAGCCTTAATGTACGGGAGAACATGGCTGTCATTCATATTGAGAAGGCCAACCCTGAAATCAGGGGACTGTACCAGTTTATCAACCAGCAGTTCCTGATAAATGAATTTCCCGAGGCTGAACTTGTGAACCGGGAGGACGATGTGGGGATGGAGGGTCTTAGAAAGGCCAAGATGAGCTATTATCCCATTGGATTTGCGAGAAAATATATGGTGAGGGAACGATGA
- the rpsF gene encoding 30S ribosomal protein S6 has translation MNKYELTVVLNVKLEDEQRAAAIEKVKGYITRFGGTVTNVDEWGKKRLAYEIQKMHEAYYYFIQFESDSVCPNEVEAHVRIMEPVIRYLCVKAEA, from the coding sequence ATGAACAAGTATGAATTAACCGTTGTTCTGAATGTGAAGCTGGAAGACGAGCAGCGTGCAGCAGCAATCGAAAAGGTAAAGGGTTACATCACCCGTTTCGGCGGCACTGTAACAAACGTAGATGAATGGGGCAAGAAGAGACTTGCTTACGAGATTCAGAAGATGCACGAAGCTTACTACTACTTCATACAGTTCGAGTCTGATTCTGTATGCCCGAATGAAGTAGAAGCTCACGTTCGTATTATGGAACCAGTAATCAGATACTTATGCGTTAAGGCAGAGGCATAA
- a CDS encoding NAD-dependent protein deacylase, with amino-acid sequence MNEKWRQLKEWIDGSDNIVFFGGAGVSTESGIPDFRSVDGLYNQQYKYPPETIISHSFYMRYPEEFYRFYKDRMLFAGALPNGAHKALARLEERGKLKAVITQNIDGLHQMAGSREVLELHGSVHRNYCTRCGQFYDLDYIVKSDGVPHCSCGGVIKPDVVLYEEGLDNRTLQKSVDYIRNADILIIGGTSLVVYPAAGLIDYYRGNKLVLINKAATSRDSQADLVISVPIGEVLGTVVD; translated from the coding sequence ATGAACGAAAAATGGCGGCAGTTAAAGGAATGGATTGACGGCAGCGATAATATTGTGTTCTTTGGCGGAGCCGGAGTATCCACGGAAAGCGGGATTCCGGATTTCCGCAGTGTGGACGGGCTCTATAACCAGCAGTACAAATACCCGCCTGAGACCATCATAAGCCACAGCTTTTATATGCGGTATCCGGAGGAATTTTACCGCTTTTATAAGGACAGGATGCTGTTTGCCGGGGCTCTCCCCAACGGGGCCCATAAGGCCCTGGCCCGGCTGGAGGAGAGAGGAAAGCTTAAGGCGGTCATCACCCAGAACATCGACGGCCTCCACCAGATGGCGGGAAGCAGGGAAGTGCTGGAGCTTCACGGCAGCGTACATAGGAATTACTGTACCAGGTGCGGACAGTTTTATGATTTGGATTACATTGTAAAAAGTGACGGAGTGCCCCATTGCAGCTGCGGCGGTGTGATTAAGCCGGACGTGGTCCTGTACGAGGAAGGACTGGATAACAGGACCCTGCAGAAATCCGTGGATTATATCAGGAATGCAGACATACTCATCATAGGAGGGACATCCCTGGTGGTATACCCCGCGGCAGGGCTGATTGATTATTACAGAGGCAATAAACTGGTGCTCATCAATAAAGCAGCCACTTCCAGGGACTCCCAGGCGGATCTGGTCATCAGCGTTCCTATCGGGGAGGTCCTTGGGACTGTGGTTGATTAA
- a CDS encoding ABC transporter permease — protein sequence MTKYILKRILIAIPTLLGITIIDYAIMCFAGSPLEMLQGARISQEAIAAKEAAMGLDKPFYIQYFIWLGQLLSGNMGYSVKSYEAVSAMIGSHLGPTLLLMGVSLIVSLIMSVPAGIYSAIHQYSKGDYAVVTASFFGSSIPGFFLSLLLVYLFTVNLGILPSGGMTTLGTAGGSADVAVHMVMPVLVLSVSMAGTNIRYIRSAMLEILQQDYLRTARAKGIGSRKVIYKHALRNALVPIVTVIGMQIPALFGGAVIVEQLFSWPGLGLMTMSAILNRDYPVIMGVCLLSAVVVLAANLVTDILYAIVNPAIQYD from the coding sequence ATGACAAAATATATACTGAAGCGTATTCTGATTGCCATTCCCACCCTGCTTGGCATCACCATCATCGATTACGCCATCATGTGTTTTGCGGGCAGCCCCCTGGAAATGCTTCAGGGAGCCCGCATTTCCCAGGAAGCCATCGCCGCCAAGGAGGCAGCCATGGGATTGGACAAACCTTTCTATATACAGTACTTTATCTGGCTGGGGCAGCTTCTTTCCGGAAACATGGGGTATTCCGTGAAATCCTACGAGGCGGTCAGCGCCATGATTGGAAGCCATCTGGGACCTACCCTTCTTCTGATGGGGGTGTCGTTGATTGTAAGCCTTATAATGTCGGTGCCTGCCGGAATCTACAGCGCCATCCATCAGTATTCCAAGGGGGATTACGCCGTGGTGACAGCCTCCTTTTTCGGAAGCAGCATACCGGGATTTTTCCTGTCCCTGCTGCTGGTGTACCTCTTTACCGTGAACCTGGGCATCCTGCCCTCCGGAGGGATGACTACCCTGGGCACTGCGGGCGGCTCGGCGGATGTGGCGGTCCACATGGTAATGCCCGTGCTGGTGCTGTCTGTCTCCATGGCAGGGACCAATATCCGCTATATTCGCAGCGCCATGCTGGAAATACTCCAGCAGGATTATCTGCGCACAGCCAGGGCCAAGGGAATCGGGAGCAGGAAGGTCATATATAAGCATGCCCTGCGCAATGCCCTGGTGCCCATTGTGACAGTTATCGGCATGCAGATACCGGCGCTGTTTGGCGGCGCGGTCATTGTGGAGCAGCTGTTTTCCTGGCCCGGACTGGGACTTATGACCATGAGCGCCATCCTGAACCGGGATTATCCGGTTATCATGGGCGTCTGCCTGCTTTCCGCCGTGGTGGTGCTGGCAGCCAACCTGGTGACGGATATTCTGTACGCCATCGTAAATCCGGCTATTCAGTATGACTGA
- a CDS encoding ABC transporter substrate-binding protein → MKHTKGTAGRMAGRCLALVLSAVMVLSAAGCGGKGGSRPSGQTESGQTGLGQTQAAASDSGKIVNIGVTSSLNTLNPLLMDGVEMNKYATGLMFLPLVELDQNMEFEGMLADSVSAEDERNFLVHIDDKAVWSDGTPVTADDVVYTALRLCSPVIGNPAMMYYVFEGVGDDGFVEEGADHVEGIARVDDKTVRFTTKAPMSLITFNSSYARYLMPLPKHVIGDIGEKALASDPWFSHPDVVSGPYKVTEFDRDHYVSYEANKDYWKGAPVIERLNIKIVEGSQLYAGLKSGEIDITQNTMSTIPLEDYESVAALENVEVSYGAPITNQSVFINTARITDAKVRQAMLYAVDRSQLLEQLLKGNGEVADGFLSSASPYFDSSLVPVSYDPEKAKSLLAESGWDQSKSIRFCIDSGDSTFVNAASVIAAQWAAVGIKADIQTMDINTLMSTASSGDFDVLAVQYTYPPVDPYADIAWLLGGEGSWTGYTRPEVEEALSNVALTNDKDKLKELYGIVDRKVQEDVPMFSAYIIRTMAAANKRLTGVKPSVYGFLNHVEQWDVTQ, encoded by the coding sequence ATGAAACATACAAAAGGAACAGCGGGGAGAATGGCAGGCAGATGTCTTGCCCTGGTTTTATCTGCGGTCATGGTCCTGTCAGCGGCGGGATGCGGGGGCAAAGGCGGCAGCCGGCCGTCGGGCCAGACGGAATCAGGACAGACGGGATTGGGACAGACCCAGGCAGCGGCCTCTGACAGCGGAAAAATCGTCAATATTGGTGTGACCAGCTCTCTCAATACGCTGAACCCCCTGCTGATGGACGGCGTGGAGATGAATAAATATGCCACAGGTCTCATGTTCCTGCCGTTGGTGGAACTGGACCAGAATATGGAGTTTGAAGGAATGCTGGCAGATTCCGTGTCAGCGGAGGACGAGAGGAATTTTCTGGTGCATATTGATGATAAGGCGGTCTGGTCCGACGGAACTCCGGTTACCGCGGATGACGTGGTGTACACGGCCCTCAGGCTTTGCAGCCCGGTTATCGGAAACCCGGCCATGATGTACTATGTATTTGAAGGCGTGGGCGACGACGGGTTTGTGGAAGAGGGAGCCGACCATGTGGAAGGCATTGCCAGGGTGGATGACAAGACCGTGCGTTTTACCACCAAGGCTCCCATGTCACTCATAACCTTTAACAGCTCCTATGCCCGCTATCTCATGCCCCTTCCAAAGCATGTGATTGGTGATATCGGCGAGAAGGCGCTGGCATCAGACCCGTGGTTCAGCCATCCGGACGTGGTGAGCGGTCCCTATAAGGTGACTGAGTTTGACCGGGACCATTATGTGTCTTATGAGGCCAACAAAGACTACTGGAAGGGCGCTCCGGTGATTGAGCGTCTCAACATAAAAATTGTGGAAGGAAGCCAGCTCTATGCCGGGCTTAAGTCCGGGGAAATTGACATTACCCAGAACACCATGAGCACCATTCCCCTGGAGGACTATGAGAGTGTGGCGGCGCTGGAGAACGTGGAGGTTTCCTACGGGGCTCCCATCACCAACCAGTCCGTATTCATCAATACAGCCAGAATCACCGACGCAAAGGTGCGCCAGGCCATGTTGTACGCGGTGGACCGCAGCCAGCTCCTGGAGCAGCTCTTAAAGGGCAACGGAGAAGTGGCGGACGGATTTCTGTCATCGGCCAGCCCGTATTTTGACAGTTCCCTGGTGCCTGTTTCCTATGATCCGGAAAAGGCAAAGAGCCTGCTGGCGGAGAGCGGATGGGACCAGAGCAAAAGCATACGTTTCTGCATTGACTCAGGCGACAGCACCTTTGTGAACGCGGCTTCTGTTATAGCAGCCCAGTGGGCAGCGGTGGGCATTAAGGCAGATATCCAGACCATGGACATCAATACGCTGATGAGCACTGCCTCCAGCGGTGATTTTGATGTGCTGGCCGTACAGTATACCTATCCGCCGGTGGATCCTTATGCGGACATAGCCTGGCTTTTAGGCGGCGAGGGCAGCTGGACCGGCTATACCAGGCCGGAGGTGGAGGAGGCATTGTCAAATGTGGCCCTGACAAATGACAAGGATAAGCTGAAGGAGCTGTATGGGATCGTGGACCGGAAAGTCCAGGAGGATGTGCCCATGTTTTCCGCCTACATTATCAGGACCATGGCGGCGGCCAATAAACGCCTGACAGGGGTTAAGCCCAGCGTCTATGGCTTCCTCAATCATGTGGAGCAGTGGGATGTGACCCAATAG
- a CDS encoding aldo/keto reductase, which yields MYQAAENRYDSMEYMRSGRSGVLLPRISLGLWQNFGLEKSLEEQEAVLFRAFDMGITHFDLANNYGFPAVGSAEENFGSALRDGLGRYRDELFISTKAGFDFWPGPYGNWGSRKYLMASLDSSLKRMGLEYVDVFYHHRPDPETPLEETMGALSDIVRQGKALYVGISNYQAEEAEAAIRILRENKTPCLLHQPRYNMFERWAEDGLLELLDREGVGCICYSPLAQGALTGRYLDGIPEGSRASKKGSTIGGRYLTEDKLVKIRALDRVAGERGQSLARMALAWVLRRKEVTSVLIGASSIAQLEDNVKALDNLAFSREELAEIEGILKG from the coding sequence ATGTATCAGGCAGCAGAGAACAGATATGACAGTATGGAATATATGCGCAGCGGCAGAAGCGGCGTCCTGCTTCCAAGGATATCCCTGGGACTGTGGCAGAATTTTGGACTTGAAAAGAGCCTGGAGGAACAGGAGGCTGTTCTTTTCAGGGCCTTTGATATGGGTATCACCCATTTTGACCTGGCAAACAATTATGGATTTCCGGCAGTGGGCAGTGCAGAGGAAAATTTCGGATCCGCTCTTCGGGATGGTCTGGGAAGGTACAGGGATGAGCTGTTTATCTCCACAAAGGCGGGATTTGATTTCTGGCCGGGACCGTACGGCAACTGGGGCTCCAGGAAGTACCTTATGGCCAGTCTGGATTCCAGCTTAAAGCGTATGGGACTGGAGTATGTGGATGTGTTTTACCATCACCGTCCTGACCCGGAGACGCCCCTGGAGGAGACCATGGGCGCCCTGTCGGACATCGTGCGCCAGGGAAAGGCCCTGTATGTGGGGATCTCCAATTATCAGGCAGAGGAAGCGGAGGCAGCCATCCGCATACTGAGGGAAAACAAAACCCCCTGTCTTCTTCACCAGCCGCGGTATAATATGTTCGAGCGCTGGGCGGAGGACGGCCTTCTGGAGCTTCTGGACCGTGAGGGCGTGGGCTGCATATGCTACAGCCCTCTGGCACAGGGCGCCCTGACAGGAAGATACCTGGATGGGATACCGGAAGGCTCCAGGGCATCAAAGAAAGGTTCCACGATAGGCGGAAGATACCTGACAGAGGACAAGCTGGTTAAAATCAGGGCTCTGGACAGGGTGGCCGGAGAGCGCGGACAGTCCCTGGCCCGGATGGCCCTGGCCTGGGTGCTTCGCAGGAAGGAAGTCACCAGCGTCCTCATAGGGGCCAGCAGCATTGCCCAGTTGGAGGATAATGTAAAGGCTCTTGACAACCTGGCATTCAGCCGTGAGGAGCTGGCTGAGATAGAAGGCATACTGAAAGGGTGA
- a CDS encoding ABC transporter ATP-binding protein has protein sequence MSHILEVTNLEVEFSGDGGKNISVDHVGFHVDSGEIVCIVGESGCGKSVTSLSVMGLLGKGGKVTDGQILFEGRDLLSMTERELDGVRGDRLTMIFQDPLTSLNPVFTIGSQMTESIRAHMGLGKEEARERASSLLKRVGLPDTLSVMKKYPHLLSGGMRQRVMIAMALSCNPSLLIADEPTTALDVTIQAQIMDLILELKEEMGMAVLLITHDMGLVAQMADRVLVMYAGQLIEQARVLELFDHPAHPYTRALLRSVPGIRDEEDRRLESIEGIVPEHYDRIRGCRFARRCPFRTAMCMKPQQEVPVGASHIVRCCRAKEVPADG, from the coding sequence ATGTCACATATCCTTGAAGTCACGAATCTGGAAGTTGAATTTTCTGGTGACGGGGGGAAGAATATAAGTGTGGACCACGTGGGATTCCATGTGGATTCGGGGGAGATAGTCTGTATAGTAGGGGAGTCGGGCTGCGGCAAAAGCGTTACCTCCCTGTCTGTTATGGGGCTTTTAGGCAAAGGGGGGAAGGTGACTGACGGCCAGATCCTGTTCGAGGGAAGGGATTTGCTCTCCATGACAGAGAGGGAGTTGGACGGAGTCAGGGGAGACCGCCTGACCATGATATTCCAGGACCCTCTTACCTCCCTTAACCCTGTATTTACCATCGGGAGCCAGATGACGGAGAGCATCCGCGCCCATATGGGGTTGGGAAAGGAGGAGGCCAGGGAGAGGGCATCGTCCCTCCTTAAAAGGGTGGGGCTGCCGGACACCCTTTCCGTGATGAAAAAATACCCCCATCTGCTGTCAGGAGGCATGCGCCAGCGTGTCATGATTGCCATGGCCCTTTCCTGCAATCCGTCCCTTCTGATTGCCGACGAGCCTACCACGGCTCTGGATGTGACGATTCAGGCCCAAATCATGGACCTGATTCTGGAGCTTAAGGAGGAGATGGGCATGGCGGTGCTGCTCATCACCCATGACATGGGATTGGTGGCTCAGATGGCTGACCGGGTGCTGGTAATGTATGCGGGACAGCTCATAGAGCAGGCCAGGGTGCTGGAGCTGTTTGACCATCCGGCCCATCCCTACACCAGGGCCCTGCTGCGTTCCGTACCCGGTATCAGGGATGAGGAGGACAGAAGGCTGGAGTCCATAGAGGGAATTGTGCCGGAACACTACGACAGGATTCGGGGATGCCGTTTTGCAAGGAGATGCCCCTTCAGAACAGCAATGTGCATGAAGCCGCAGCAGGAGGTGCCTGTAGGGGCTTCCCATATTGTGCGGTGCTGCAGGGCGAAGGAGGTGCCGGCAGATGGCTGA
- the rpsR gene encoding 30S ribosomal protein S18, producing the protein MAFNKTDRPDGAKMRRPGGIRRRKKVCVFCGDKNGTIDYKDVNKLKRYVSERGKILPRRITGNCAKHQRALTVAIKRARHIALMPYTCD; encoded by the coding sequence ATGGCATTTAATAAAACAGATAGACCAGATGGCGCTAAGATGAGAAGACCAGGCGGAATACGCAGAAGAAAAAAAGTTTGTGTATTCTGTGGAGATAAGAACGGAACCATCGATTACAAGGATGTTAACAAGTTAAAGAGATACGTATCCGAGAGAGGAAAAATCCTTCCCCGCCGTATCACAGGCAACTGTGCAAAGCACCAGAGAGCCCTGACCGTAGCTATCAAGCGCGCACGTCACATTGCTCTGATGCCGTATACCTGTGATTAA